In one Lolium rigidum isolate FL_2022 chromosome 3, APGP_CSIRO_Lrig_0.1, whole genome shotgun sequence genomic region, the following are encoded:
- the LOC124695169 gene encoding peroxidase A2-like, whose product MVCGVYHGSARAVLLAVAVALVVGVGGGAAQQQQLSEKFYEGSCPSVHRVVRRVLKAAHRADARIYASLTRLHFHDCFVQGCDGSILLDNSSSVVSEKYARPNNNSARGFEVVDDVKAALEKACPSVVSCADILAIAAKVSVELSGGPRWRVPLGRRDGTTANITGANSLLPSPRNNLTILQRKFAAVGLDDTDLVALSGAHTFGRAQCQFVTDRLYNFSKTGKPDPTLDGGYRALLAASCPRRGGNKTALNDLDPATPDAFDKSYFANLEANRGFLRSDQELFSAPGAPTAAIVDRFASSEKAFFRSFAASMIKMGNVKVLTGGQGEVRKNCRMVNNGS is encoded by the exons ATGGTCTGCGGCGTTTACCACGGCAGCGCTCGCGCCGTCCTCCTGGCCGTCGCCGTCgcgctcgtcgtcggcgtcggcggcggcgcggcccagcagcAGCAGCTGAGCGAGAAGTTCTACGAGGGCTCATGCCCGTCGGTGCACAGGGTGGTGCGGCGTGTGCTGAAGGCGGCGCACCGTGCCGACGCGCGCATCTACGCCAGCCTCACCCGCCTCcacttccacgactgcttcgtgCAGGGCTGCGACGGCTCCATCCTGCTGGACAACAGCTCCAGCGTCGTGTCGGAGAAGTACGCGAGGCCCAACAACAACTCGGCGCGcgggttcgaggtggtggacgatGTCAAGGCGGCGCTCGAGAAGGCCTGCCCCAGCGTcgtctcctgcgccgacatcCTCGCCATCGCCGCCAAGGTCTCCGTCGAGCTG TCCGGAGGCCCCCGGTGGCGCGTCCCGCTCGGCCGGCGCGACGGCACCACGGCCAACATCACCGGGGCCAACAGCCTCCTCCCGAGCCCCCGCAACAACCTCACCATCCTCCAGCGCAAGTTCGCCGCCGTCGGCCTCGACGACACCGACCTCGTCGCCCTCTCAG GCGCGCACACGTTCGGGCGCGCGCAGTGCCAGTTCGTGACGGACCGGCTGTACAACTTCAGCAAGACGGGCAAGCCGGACCCGACGCTGGACGGGGGCTACCGGGCTCTGCTGGCGGCGAGCTGCCCGCGGCGGGGCGGCAACAAGACGGCGCTCAACGACCTCGACCCGGCCACGCCCGACGCCTTCGACAAGAGCTACTTCGCCAACCTCGAGGCCAACCGCGGGTTCCTCCGCTCCGACCAGGAGCTCTTCTCGGCGCCCGGCGCGCCCACGGCGGCCATCGTCGACCGCTTCGCCAGCAGCGAGAAGGCCTTCTTCAGGAGCTTCGCCGCGTCCATGATCAAGATGGGGAACGTCAAGGTGCTGACGGGCGGCCAGGGGGAGGTCCGGAAGAACTGCAGAATGGTCAATAATGGAAGCTAG
- the LOC124697470 gene encoding peroxidase N-like: MESRSDHRAFRLLAGAVVLLCLCAAASGLSCDFYDDSCPDLDSIVQARVSAAMKAEARMGASLLRLHFHDCFVNGCDGSILLDGPNSEKLALPNLNSVRGYEVIDAIKADLEKACPGVVSCADVVAYAAKYGVLLSGGPDYDVRLGRKDGLVANQSGANNNLPSPFDSISVITQRFKDVGLNTKDVVVLSGAHTIGRSRCVLFSSRLANFSATNSVDPTLDSSLASSLQQLCRGGDGNQTAALDAGSADAFDNHYFQNLLAKKGLLSSDQGLFSSPDGVNATKALVQAYSTNSQRFLCDFGDSMIKMGNIPPLNASAGQIRKKCSAVN, encoded by the exons ATGGAGTCTCGCAGTGATCACCGTGCTTTCCGCTTGCTGGCCGGAGCCGTTGTGCTTCTGTGCCTGTGCGCCGCCGCCAGTGGGCTGAGCTGCGACTTCTACGACGACAGCTGCCCCGACCTGGACAGCATCGTCCAGGCGCGTGTGTCCGCCGCCATGAAGGCGGAGGCCAGGATGGGGGCATCGCTGCTCAGGCTCcacttccacgactgcttcgtcaAC GGCTGTGACGGGTCGATCCTGCTGGACGGTCCCAACAGCGAGAAGCTGGCGCTGCCGAACCTCAACTCGGTGAGGGGGTACGAGgtcatcgacgccatcaaggccgaCCTCGAGAAGGCCTGCCCAGGGGTCGTCTCCTGCGCCGACGTCGTCGCCTACGCGGCTAAATACGGCGTGCTCCTT AGTGGAGGACCTGACTACGACGTCCGTCTGGGAAGAAAGGACGGCCTGGTGGCGAACCAGAGCGGAGCCAACAACAACCTGCCGTCGCCGTTCGACTCCATCAGCGTGATCACGCAGAGGTTCAAGGACGTCGGTCTGAACACGAAGGACGTGGTCGTGCTATCAGGCGCCCACACGATCGGGCGGTCCCGGTGCGTGCTCTTCAGCAGCCGACTGGCCAACTTCTCGGCGACCAACTCGGTGGACCCGACGCTGGACTCGTCGCTGGCGTCCAGCCTgcagcagctctgccgcggcggcgacggcaacCAGACCGCCGCGCTCGACGCCGGCTCCGCCGACGCCTTCGACAACCACTACTTCCAGAACCTGCTCGCCAAGAAGGGCCTCCTCTCCTCCGACCAGGGCCTCTTCTCCAGCCCCGACGGCGTCAACGCCACCAAGGCCCTCGTGCAGGCGTACAGCACCAACAGCCAGCGCTTCCTCTGCGACTTCGGCGACTCCATGATCAAGATGGGCAACATACCCCCGCTCAACGCCTCCGCCGGCCAGATCCGCAAGAAGTGCAGCGCCGTCAActga